From Halococcus hamelinensis 100A6, one genomic window encodes:
- a CDS encoding DNA topoisomerase I: MELIITEKETAARNIADILSGGGADVERRNGVNVYKWGGRRCVGLSGHVVENDFPPEYANWRDVQPVELIDADVVVEPHESRENIVRTLRLLARDADGVVIATDYDREGELIGKEAHDLVRDVSDAPVKRARFSSFAEREVKEAFSNLEDLDFDLAAAGEARQEIDLVWGAALTRFLSLAAKQRGEDFISVGRVQSPTLKLIVDREREIEAFDPETYWELFADLATDEAAFEVQYFDANEGRGTDRVWDESLAESVYEALQETSTATVEKVSRRTRTDDPPDPFNTTQYIRAAGSLGYSASRAMSLAEELYTSGYITYPRTDNTVYPDDLDIEDLLSDLSTHREFGEDAEDLLDGDCTPTEGDEETTDHPPIHPTGELPSGSALGDDEREIYELVVRRFLATVADPAEWEHLQVTARVGDHSLKANGKRLVEPGYHAVYPYFNTSENHVPDLDEGEELPVEDVRLDEKETQPPRRRGQSRLIERMEEMGIGTKATRHNTIEKLYDRGYIESDPPRPTRLARAVVDAGEQYADLVVSEAMTSRLEKDMAAIADGEISLDEVTEESREMLAAVFEELHASREELGNDLRKSLKADKTLGPCPECGADLLVRQSRYGSHFVGCDGYPDCEFTLPLPSSGKPLILDETCEDHDLRTVKILNGRSTFVHGCPMCAAEEADAEADVVIGECPECGDGAASETPRGEGDEAAEAGGELAIKTLRTGSRLVGCTRYPDCEYSLPLPRRGEIEITDERCDEHDLPELVVHSGDEPWELGCPICNYREYQARQSVADLVDIDGVGEKTVEKLAAVGIETLDDLRESEADTVAAEVQGVSADSVRTWQAKAD; the protein is encoded by the coding sequence ATGGAGCTGATAATCACCGAGAAGGAGACCGCGGCGCGCAACATCGCCGATATCTTGAGCGGCGGCGGGGCGGACGTCGAGCGCCGCAACGGCGTCAACGTCTACAAGTGGGGCGGCCGACGGTGTGTCGGCCTCTCGGGCCACGTGGTCGAGAACGACTTCCCGCCCGAGTACGCCAACTGGCGCGACGTCCAACCCGTGGAACTCATCGACGCCGACGTGGTGGTCGAACCCCACGAGAGCCGCGAGAACATCGTCCGCACGCTCCGCCTGCTCGCCCGCGACGCCGATGGCGTCGTGATCGCGACCGACTACGACCGCGAGGGCGAGCTCATCGGCAAGGAGGCCCACGACCTCGTCCGGGACGTCTCGGACGCACCGGTCAAACGCGCGCGATTCTCGTCGTTCGCCGAGCGCGAGGTCAAGGAAGCCTTCTCGAACCTCGAAGACCTCGACTTCGACCTCGCGGCCGCAGGGGAAGCCCGCCAGGAGATAGACCTCGTGTGGGGGGCGGCGCTCACGCGCTTCCTCTCGCTGGCGGCGAAACAGCGCGGCGAGGACTTCATTAGTGTTGGTCGGGTCCAGTCCCCCACCCTCAAGCTCATCGTGGATCGCGAGCGCGAGATCGAGGCCTTCGACCCCGAGACCTACTGGGAGCTCTTCGCCGACCTCGCAACGGACGAGGCCGCGTTCGAGGTCCAGTACTTCGACGCGAACGAGGGGCGCGGGACGGATCGAGTCTGGGACGAGTCGCTCGCCGAGTCGGTCTACGAAGCGCTTCAGGAGACGAGCACGGCGACCGTCGAGAAGGTCTCTCGACGGACCCGGACGGACGACCCACCGGACCCGTTCAACACCACCCAGTACATCCGGGCGGCGGGCTCGCTGGGTTACTCGGCGAGCCGCGCGATGAGCCTCGCCGAGGAGCTCTACACCTCGGGCTACATCACCTACCCGCGGACGGACAACACGGTCTACCCCGACGACCTCGACATCGAGGACCTCCTCTCCGACCTCTCGACCCACCGCGAGTTCGGCGAGGACGCCGAGGACCTGCTCGACGGCGACTGTACCCCTACTGAGGGCGACGAGGAGACTACCGACCACCCGCCGATCCATCCCACGGGCGAGCTTCCGTCGGGCTCGGCGCTCGGCGACGACGAACGCGAGATCTACGAACTCGTCGTCCGGCGGTTCCTCGCGACGGTGGCCGACCCCGCCGAGTGGGAACACCTCCAGGTCACGGCCCGCGTCGGCGACCACAGCCTGAAGGCCAACGGCAAGCGCCTCGTCGAGCCGGGCTACCACGCCGTCTACCCCTACTTCAACACCAGCGAGAATCACGTCCCGGACCTCGACGAGGGCGAGGAGCTGCCAGTGGAGGACGTCCGCCTCGACGAGAAGGAGACCCAGCCGCCCCGTCGGCGCGGCCAGTCGAGGCTCATCGAGCGGATGGAGGAGATGGGCATCGGCACCAAGGCCACCCGCCACAACACCATCGAGAAGCTCTACGACCGGGGCTACATCGAGAGCGACCCGCCGCGACCGACCCGGCTCGCGCGCGCGGTAGTGGACGCCGGCGAGCAGTACGCCGACCTCGTGGTGAGCGAAGCGATGACGAGCCGGCTGGAGAAGGACATGGCCGCCATCGCCGACGGCGAGATCAGTTTGGACGAGGTCACCGAGGAGTCCCGCGAGATGCTCGCGGCCGTCTTCGAGGAGCTCCACGCCTCGCGCGAGGAACTCGGAAACGACCTCCGGAAGTCCCTGAAGGCGGACAAGACCCTCGGGCCGTGTCCCGAGTGTGGGGCCGACCTCCTCGTTCGACAGAGCCGCTACGGCTCGCACTTCGTCGGCTGTGACGGCTATCCCGACTGCGAGTTCACCCTGCCGCTCCCCTCCTCCGGCAAACCCCTCATCCTCGACGAGACCTGCGAGGACCACGATCTTCGGACGGTCAAGATCCTGAACGGCCGGAGCACGTTCGTCCACGGCTGTCCGATGTGTGCCGCCGAGGAGGCCGACGCCGAGGCCGACGTGGTGATCGGTGAGTGTCCCGAGTGTGGGGATGGCGCGGCGTCGGAGACGCCGCGAGGCGAAGGCGACGAAGCCGCCGAAGCGGGCGGCGAACTCGCGATCAAGACCCTCAGGACGGGCTCGCGGCTCGTCGGCTGTACCCGCTACCCCGACTGTGAGTACTCGCTGCCCCTGCCGCGGCGCGGCGAGATCGAGATCACCGACGAGCGCTGCGACGAGCACGACCTCCCCGAACTCGTCGTCCACAGTGGCGACGAGCCGTGGGAGCTCGGCTGTCCGATCTGCAACTACCGCGAGTACCAGGCGCGCCAGTCGGTGGCCGACCTCGTCGACATCGACGGCGTGGGCGAGAAGACCGTCGAGAAGCTCGCGGCGGTGGGCATCGAGACCCTCGACGACCTCCGCGAGAGCGAGGCCGACACCGTGGCCGCCGAGGTCCAGGGTGTGAGCGCCGACAGCGTCCGAACCTGGCAGGCGAAGGCCGACTGA
- the gatB gene encoding Asp-tRNA(Asn)/Glu-tRNA(Gln) amidotransferase subunit GatB, whose translation MTAQAVEAREYSVVIGLEVHVQLETESKIFCGCSTDFEDSEPNSHTCPTCLGLPGALPVLNEAAVEGALKLAAAIDADVPEETRFHRKNYYYPDLPKNFQITQYDRPLCRDGELTVTVEDEERTIAIERAHLEEDPGSLQHAGGGIDTADYTRVDYNRAGVPLMEIVTEPDFRSPNEVRAFLAKLTEVLEYLGVFDSSRDGSLRIDANISLVPDEEVGADGSIGTEALAAANRTEVKNISSHRGAEKALAYETSRQKNALQRGHTVEQETRHWDEGKGVTLSMRSKEEEKDYRYFAEADLPVLRVSEWAEEVEIPELPDARRERFGAEYGLSSAEARKLTSTREVADFYERVADRFDPDVAASWVADTLLGELNYRDMAVADIEGRLDEFVHLIELAEEGEITEKNAEEVVLRAMLDDGDGPDEVVEREELGRTDEDEVAAAVSTAVEENPDAVEDYENGEDGALNFLVGQVMQATGGSADPGTVNQALRAELDD comes from the coding sequence ATGACTGCTCAAGCCGTCGAGGCGCGCGAGTACAGCGTCGTGATCGGCCTCGAGGTCCACGTCCAGCTCGAAACGGAGAGCAAGATCTTCTGTGGCTGCAGCACCGATTTCGAGGACAGCGAACCGAACTCCCACACCTGTCCGACCTGCCTCGGGCTGCCCGGCGCGCTCCCGGTGCTCAACGAGGCCGCCGTCGAGGGGGCGCTCAAGCTCGCCGCCGCCATCGACGCCGACGTGCCCGAGGAGACCCGCTTTCACCGGAAGAACTACTACTACCCCGACCTCCCGAAGAACTTCCAGATCACCCAGTACGACCGGCCGCTCTGTCGGGACGGCGAACTCACCGTCACCGTCGAGGACGAAGAACGCACCATCGCGATCGAGCGTGCTCACCTCGAAGAGGACCCGGGGAGCCTCCAGCACGCCGGCGGCGGTATCGACACCGCCGACTACACCCGCGTCGACTACAACCGCGCCGGGGTTCCCCTCATGGAGATCGTCACCGAACCCGACTTCCGGAGCCCGAACGAGGTCCGGGCCTTCCTCGCCAAACTCACGGAGGTCCTCGAGTATCTCGGGGTCTTCGACAGCTCGCGCGACGGCTCGCTCCGGATCGACGCCAACATCTCGCTGGTGCCCGACGAGGAGGTCGGGGCCGACGGCAGTATCGGCACCGAGGCGCTCGCGGCGGCCAACCGCACGGAGGTCAAGAACATCTCCAGCCACCGAGGGGCCGAGAAGGCGCTGGCCTACGAGACGAGCCGGCAGAAGAACGCGCTCCAGCGTGGTCACACTGTGGAACAGGAGACCCGCCACTGGGACGAGGGTAAAGGGGTCACGCTCTCGATGCGCTCGAAGGAGGAGGAGAAGGACTACCGCTACTTCGCCGAGGCCGATCTGCCAGTGCTTCGGGTTTCGGAGTGGGCCGAGGAGGTCGAGATCCCGGAACTCCCCGACGCGCGCCGCGAGCGCTTCGGCGCGGAGTACGGCCTCTCCAGCGCGGAAGCGCGAAAGCTCACCTCCACCCGGGAGGTGGCGGACTTCTACGAGCGCGTGGCCGACCGCTTCGACCCCGACGTGGCGGCCTCGTGGGTCGCCGACACCCTCCTCGGCGAACTCAACTACCGCGACATGGCCGTCGCGGACATCGAGGGCCGCCTCGACGAGTTCGTCCACCTGATCGAGCTCGCCGAGGAGGGCGAGATCACCGAGAAGAACGCCGAGGAAGTGGTCCTCAGAGCGATGCTCGACGACGGCGACGGCCCGGACGAGGTCGTCGAACGCGAGGAACTCGGCAGGACGGACGAGGACGAGGTGGCGGCGGCGGTCTCGACGGCCGTCGAGGAGAACCCGGACGCGGTCGAGGACTACGAGAACGGCGAGGACGGCGCGCTCAACTTCCTCGTGGGTCAGGTGATGCAAGCGACTGGCGGGAGCGCCGACCCTGGTACGGTGAATCAGGCGCTCCGAGCCGAACTCGACGATTGA
- a CDS encoding DUF7518 family protein, whose protein sequence is MSGNRVEKLESRVEELEASVSGLTEELMQTKAQLAEVEDEDDSTDEYIEAGVGSVTEGGSSETSETNEPNEEANPTEHETQDTEPPEADDIIVA, encoded by the coding sequence ATGAGCGGCAATCGCGTCGAGAAGCTCGAATCGCGGGTCGAAGAGCTCGAAGCCTCCGTGAGCGGTCTCACCGAGGAGCTGATGCAGACGAAGGCCCAGCTCGCCGAGGTCGAGGACGAAGACGACTCGACCGACGAGTACATCGAGGCCGGCGTCGGGAGCGTCACGGAGGGCGGGTCGAGCGAGACGAGTGAAACGAACGAGCCGAACGAAGAAGCTAACCCCACGGAGCACGAGACTCAGGACACCGAACCGCCGGAGGCGGACGACATCATCGTGGCGTAG